One stretch of Orcinus orca chromosome 15, mOrcOrc1.1, whole genome shotgun sequence DNA includes these proteins:
- the KIAA1671 gene encoding uncharacterized protein KIAA1671 homolog isoform X5: MEYYYCPSLLKLLRYLWDQLKQCFSRRTPEAKDTDTLVQEADSQYGTWLHQHQSGESLAPESPSPDSSATSAQKQPPSSRLSSLSSQTETTSAGDQHDCSKDQQSTSVDRSSTDLESTDGMEGLPPADACPAKRVDDFSFIHQTSVLDSSALKTRVQLSKRSRRRAPISHSLRRSRVSESESRSPLEEEANSTWMFKDSTEEKSPRKEESDEEEKTPRAERTPISRPQRMPVFPGMDPAALKAQLHKRPEMDSPSDTPSWAPQPKTPKSPFQPGVLGSRVLPSSVEKDERSEEPSPQWLKELKSKKRQSLYENQA, from the exons GATCAGCTGAAGCAGTGTTTCTCCAGGCGGACCCCCGAGGCCAAGGACACTGACACCCTCGTGCAGGAAGCCGACAGCCAGTATGGGACGTGGCTGCACCAGCACCAGAGCGGGGAGAG CTTGGCCCCCGAGTCCCCATCCCCGGACAGCAGTGCCACGTCGGCTCAGAAGCAGCCCCCCAGCAGCCGCCTGTCTTCCCTGTCCTCCCAAACGGAGACCACCTCTGCTGGGGACCAGCACGACTGCTCCAAGGACCAGCAGAGCACCAGCGTGGACCGATCCAGCACGGACCTGGAATCCACTGACGGGATGGAGGGGCTGCCCCCAGCGGATGCCTGCCCCGCAAAGAGGGTGGACGACTTCTCCTTTATCCAT CAAACTTCAGTCCTCGACTCAAGTGCCCTAAAGACCCGGGTGCAGctcagcaagagaagccgccgccGGGCTCCCATCTCCCACTCCCTCCGGCGCAGCCGAGTCAGCGAGTCGGAGAGCAGGTCTCCTTTGGAGGAGGAGGCCAACAGCACGTGGATGTTCAAGGACTCCACAG AGGAGAAATCCCCCAGGAAGGAAGAGTCAGATGAGGAGGAGAAGACGCCCAGAGCTGAGAGGACGCCCATCAGCCGACCCCAGAGGATGCCCGTGTTTCCAGGCATGGACCCGGCAGCGCTGAAG GCTCAGCTGCACAAGAGGCCAGAGATGGACAGTCCCAGCGATACCCCCAGCTGGGCCCCACAGCCCAAGACCCCCAAGTCCCCCTTCCAGCCCGGGGTGCTGGGCAGTCGCGTGCTGCCCTCCAGCGTGGAGAAGGACGAAAG ATCGGAAGAGccctctccccagtggctaaaggaGCTGAAATCCAAGAAGAGGCAAAGCTTGTATGAAAACCAAGCTTGA